The Humulus lupulus chromosome 3, drHumLupu1.1, whole genome shotgun sequence genome window below encodes:
- the LOC133825115 gene encoding uncharacterized protein LOC133825115, translating into MNVAQASCSNGLVDEQCQYVNKNYNFRPYNNFPAHYHPTLRNHEIFSYANNRNILQPPQEPPRQMGEKPSPSLEKLLKTYIVDSKARLDQHDTHLTNIETHCTNMGAMMKKLETQVGQLANTMKNQISRYFPSDTEKNPKERNAITLRSEKELDAITVEKKKVDEIPMNGEKEEDKKKEEIPKKESLVANLGSIIVPDNQPKIITPLPFPQRFHKKAIVEQFAMFLNIFKKIHTKIPFVDALEQMPNYAEFMKEVMSKMRKLKDYEIMKLAEECTVIIERQLLEMLKDPCSFTIPCVIGELHIGKALCDLGTSINLMPLSIFQKLNLGGVKPTTISLQLADRSLTYHRGIIEDVLEDQEIPIILARPFLATGKALIDVHDGNLTLRVNGKEVKFNISDAMKFPKEQADCKRVDVVTPCLRDFFKTIFHNDPLELCLTMPISKDDLGVDLGMNDVEVVDSGFALEALPTEKEVSKKEDINKAPTLYNSSKKKNSTSDGLVLKQLPAHLRYAFFGDRSTKPIIISASFIEEDERKLLETLKRYSSTFSWSISYIKGISPGICMHKILMEDSDKPSIDHQ; encoded by the exons ATGAATGTGGCACAAGCTTCTTGTTCTAATGGGTTGGTGGATGAACAATGCCAATATGTCAATAAGAACTACAACTTTAGGCCCTACAACAATTTTCCTGCACACTACCATCCTACCCTTCGCAAtcatgaaattttttcctatgccAACAATAGAAACATTCTCCAACCACCTCAAGAGCCACCTAGACAAATGGGGGAGAAGCCTTCACCATCACTTGAAAAATTACTAAAGACTTACATAGTGGACTCCAAGGCAAGGCTAGATCAACATGACACTCATCTAACCAATATTGAAACACATTGTACTAATATGGGAGCAATGATGAAGAAATTGGAAACACAAGTGGGTCAATTGGCCAATACTATGAAGAATCAAATATCTAGATATTTTCCTAGTGATACTGAGAAGAATCCAAAAGAGCGCAATGCAATCACTTTGAGGAGTGAAAAAGAATTGGATGCTATTACAGTTGAGAAGAAAAAGGTTGATGAGATCCCAATGAATGGTGAGAAAGAAGAAGACAAGAAAAAGGAGGAGATTCCGAAGAAAGAGTCATTGGTGGCTAATCTGGGTTCAATTATTGTTCCGGACAACCAACCCAAGATCATTACTCCATTACCATTTCCTCAAAGATTTCACAAGAAGGCGATTGTTGAACAATTTGcaatgttcttgaatattttcaAGAAAATACATACTAAGATTCCTTTTGTAGATGCCCTTGAACAAATGCCAAACTACGCTGAGTTTATGAAGGAGGTAATGTCGAAGATGCGTAAGTTAAAGGATTATGAAATAATGAAGCTAGCAGAAGAGTGTACTGTCATTATCGAGAGACAATTATTAGAAATGTTGAAAGACCCGTGTAGTTTTACAATTCCATGTGTTATTGGAGAGCTACATATTGGGAAGGCCTTGTGTGATTTGGGTACTAGCATCAATCTAATGCCTCTCTCAATCTTTCAGAAACTCAATCTTGGAGGGGTCAAACCAACTACTATTTCCCTACAATTGGCGGATCGTTCTTTGACGTATCATAGAGGTATCATTGAAGATGTTCTA GAAGACCAAGAAATTCCTATAATCTTGGCAAGACCTTTTCTAGCAACTGGGAAAGCTTTGATTGATGTTCATGATGGTAACTTGACTCTAAGGGTGAATGGTAAAGAAGTAAAGTTCAACATTAGTGATGCTATGAAGTTTCCCAAGGAGCAAGCAGATTGTAAGAGAGTGGATGTAGTTACTCCATGCTTAAGAGACTTTTTCAAGACTATCTTTCATAATGATCCTTTGGAACTATGTTTGACAATGCCAATTTCTAAAGATGACCTTGGAGTAGATTTGGGCATGAATGATGTGGAGGTGGTTGATAGTGGCTTTGCTTTAGAAGCATTACCGACAGAAAAGGAGGTGTCTAAGAAGGAAGATATCAATAAGGCTCCTACTCTCTATAATAGCTCGAAGAAAAAGAATAGTACTAGTGATGGGCTTGTTTTGAAGCAATTACCCGCTCATCTTCGGTATGCATTTTTTGGAGATAGATCTACCAAACCTATAATAATTTCAGCATCATTTATTGAGGAAGATGAAAGAAAGTTGTTAGAAACTTTAAAGAGGTATTCATCCACTTTTTCTTGGTCAATTTCATATATTAAAGGCATTAGTCCAGGAATTTGTATGCACAAGATTCTTATGGAGGACTCTGATAAGCCTTCCATTGATCATCAATGA